The nucleotide window AATAGCCTTCTTCTTCTTTGACTATTGTACTGTATTGGAAAAGAAAGAACGCAAGTGCAATTATTTGCAGGTAGGGGAAAAGGGCGAAAGACATAAAACCAATTCCAAGGTACATCAAAATATTTCCAACATTCAGCGGGTTTCGAACATAGCTGAAAGGACCGCTTACAATTAAATAAGTTCCCCCAACCTCACCGGTTGTGCGGGTTTCGCTGCCTGCCCAGCTAACACCCCAAAGACGAATTAACTCACCACTCAGTGCAAGTGCAAAGCCGAAAACTAATCCCCAAATGTTGGCATTCTCGTAAACCAACATGATAATTACAAATGGAATAGGAGTGTAACTTCTGTACTTGAAAATATTTTTCGCGAAATCTGACATTGTTTTTCTTTGTTTGATTTTAAATTTATTCTGCTTTATATACTTCTTTACGTTTTAGCTCAGCACGATGGCGCTTTTTTAAATTCTTTTTTGATTGAAGCTGTTCGAGTTTATTTTTTACATCTAAAAAATTATTGAAAGGGAAGTAACTTATCCTATTTCGTTCGCAATATTTGAGCAGATCATCTTTGGCAAAAATGAAATCACAAAAATCAATTGTATATTTATCAGAATTTCCATCACCGATGTAAACAGTGTATTCATCATCGCCGCTGTTATTAATGATATGATTGCGTTTACAATTTGCCGAACTGCTGCATGCAATATCATAAAAAGGAAATGATGGAATCAATTTTCCGGTGTTAGAAATTTCAAGTTTGTTGGCAAAATATTTTATATTACTCAGGTTTTCCTGGTCAAATATTCTCTCAATATAGTAGTCAAAACCATCGCTTAGCACATAAAGTTGAAACCCATTGATTCTGCAGTGCTCGTTGAAAATCGCAAAGGATTTATCAATTGGGATAGTGCTGATAAATGAATTCAGTTGATCTTCGGAAATATATTCGACAGAATTGCAAAGTTCAAT belongs to Ignavibacteriales bacterium and includes:
- a CDS encoding isoprenylcysteine carboxylmethyltransferase family protein is translated as MSDFAKNIFKYRSYTPIPFVIIMLVYENANIWGLVFGFALALSGELIRLWGVSWAGSETRTTGEVGGTYLIVSGPFSYVRNPLNVGNILMYLGIGFMSFALFPYLQIIALAFFLFQYSTIVKEEEGYLKKTFGVDYETYSKNVRRFLPRLSAYKELRITQPKFNLSRGLKSERRTLQAFSIVILTILIKWIIRARIDSIL
- a CDS encoding MtnX-like HAD-IB family phosphatase, which produces MNRVFKIFVDFDGTITTRDVGEALFEKFGVPEKVEPLIAQLLTDKISSRDCWIELCNSVEYISEDQLNSFISTIPIDKSFAIFNEHCRINGFQLYVLSDGFDYYIERIFDQENLSNIKYFANKLEISNTGKLIPSFPFYDIACSSSANCKRNHIINNSGDDEYTVYIGDGNSDKYTIDFCDFIFAKDDLLKYCERNRISYFPFNNFLDVKNKLEQLQSKKNLKKRHRAELKRKEVYKAE